In Lactococcus paracarnosus, a genomic segment contains:
- a CDS encoding glycoside hydrolase family 3 protein, giving the protein MNSLEILNASPFNLSTKNAKEIIKQIDQMSLADQVGQLFFLLHFDMTAQGNMFDILKKYKPGGLMFRPTSQDVTETVIRFAEKEMAIMPFFSANIESGANALIAKENGYGSPMLLSATDDDQLVVQAVSDMASVSASAGANMTFSPVVDLQLNPDNPITQTRSFGDQVDQVIRMSEQFVKGFLQHQILPVIKHFPGDGVDNRDHHLLPSINSLSFPEWLATYGKIYKTLIDQGAPCIMAGHILLPDYDRTQFPNIEDHEIMPATLSSHLLQGLLRIQLGFNGLIITDASTMGGFNSFYPRKQAVVETIKAGCDMLLFTTDLAEDYQSIYQAAETGEISATRLNEALVRILGTKALLADKEKVALQPNKQDISSLKTAVFDKGITLVKNEIAFRKLEIEKHKKILLLDLHNGHSVSQQVIKRLTEAGFQVTKPEPDDVAFGLEAMMGSRQEMMKKYDLILYTLNYQVKSNQTTNRVSFGKPMGQFMPLFLKEIPTIMVSFGNPYHLEDAPRVPVYINAYSDQEGVVSATLDKLIGKSEFKGVSPVDAFCGRFDTRCY; this is encoded by the coding sequence ATGAATTCGCTAGAGATACTAAACGCATCACCATTTAATTTATCGACCAAAAATGCAAAGGAGATTATTAAGCAAATTGATCAAATGTCTTTAGCTGATCAGGTTGGTCAATTATTTTTCCTACTACATTTTGACATGACAGCACAAGGTAATATGTTTGATATCCTTAAAAAATATAAGCCTGGTGGTTTGATGTTTAGACCAACTAGTCAAGATGTGACAGAAACTGTGATTAGGTTTGCTGAAAAAGAAATGGCAATTATGCCGTTCTTTTCAGCAAATATAGAAAGTGGTGCAAATGCACTGATAGCAAAAGAAAACGGTTATGGCAGTCCCATGTTACTTTCAGCAACAGATGATGATCAGCTAGTGGTGCAGGCAGTAAGTGATATGGCAAGTGTATCTGCATCGGCTGGTGCCAATATGACCTTTTCACCAGTTGTAGACTTACAGCTGAATCCAGATAATCCAATTACCCAAACTAGAAGTTTTGGAGATCAGGTCGATCAGGTTATTCGTATGTCAGAACAGTTTGTGAAGGGGTTTTTACAACATCAAATCTTGCCTGTCATCAAGCATTTTCCAGGTGACGGCGTAGATAACCGAGACCACCATCTATTACCTTCAATCAATAGTTTGTCATTTCCAGAGTGGCTGGCAACTTATGGCAAGATTTATAAAACCTTGATTGATCAAGGTGCTCCTTGTATCATGGCGGGTCATATTTTGTTACCAGATTATGATCGAACTCAATTTCCAAATATAGAAGATCATGAGATTATGCCTGCCACCTTATCCTCACATCTATTACAAGGCTTATTAAGAATACAACTAGGTTTTAATGGTCTCATCATTACAGATGCCTCAACTATGGGTGGTTTTAATAGTTTCTATCCACGAAAACAGGCGGTTGTAGAGACCATCAAAGCAGGTTGTGATATGCTATTGTTTACGACAGACCTAGCAGAAGATTATCAGAGTATTTATCAAGCAGCCGAGACTGGGGAGATTAGTGCTACACGTTTAAATGAGGCACTTGTTCGAATTTTAGGTACTAAGGCGTTGTTAGCGGATAAAGAAAAAGTAGCATTGCAACCAAATAAGCAAGATATAAGCTCATTAAAAACAGCCGTGTTTGACAAGGGTATTACACTGGTTAAAAATGAGATTGCATTTAGAAAACTAGAGATAGAAAAACACAAAAAAATACTACTCTTAGATTTGCATAATGGTCATTCGGTCAGTCAGCAGGTGATTAAACGATTAACAGAGGCAGGATTCCAAGTGACAAAACCAGAGCCTGACGATGTCGCCTTTGGACTTGAGGCGATGATGGGATCTCGTCAAGAAATGATGAAAAAATATGATCTCATTTTGTATACCCTGAATTATCAAGTCAAAAGTAATCAAACGACCAACCGAGTATCTTTTGGGAAACCAATGGGGCAATTTATGCCACTATTTTTAAAAGAAATTCCGACAATTATGGTCTCGTTTGGGAATCCCTATCATTTAGAAGATGCACCACGTGTGCCAGTCTATATTAATGCCTATAGCGATCAAGAAGGCGTAGTATCTGCGACATTGGATAAGCTAATAGGTAAAAGTGAGTTTAAAGGGGTGAGTCCCGTGGACGCCTTTTGTGGGAGGTTTGATACGAGATGTTACTAA
- a CDS encoding MFS transporter, translating to MYSFNKIIRDFTMGGIGQNLVYAFISAAYLFYFTEAVGFSAATVGTILLVVRIVSLFIDPCVAVLIEKTNTKWGKYKPYITVMPVIISLLLVGLFFQPNISKEMHLIYVYVMTMLFWAAYAFFDIAYWSLVPSITKDAEKRVKLLTICKSGILFAAFGLGIGQMPLVHFLGDGDYSKGFLFLGIIVAIIFSIAGLMLSRTVSKFNDTDAQDTKVKKIVKKITGKEMITALKGNGQLIILTFAKLAIYIPISIKSALGIYFYKYQLGNDSLGSFGSMVALPLTLILISSCPKLLKKYSDKQVMTVFVAIQMTLCLCYILTTDLSAFYIIIDGISSALLGVYSLFFTNMVAACVEYGEWKTQIRTESVIFSTNTITSKLATGLSGAIAGWVLTGIGYNPNATQTPEMLTALHYILVGVPAVGLLIGILVLRKYILTADMYKKIVSDLSQGKYDSRP from the coding sequence ATGTATAGTTTTAATAAAATCATTCGTGATTTCACGATGGGGGGTATCGGTCAAAATCTGGTATATGCCTTCATCTCCGCCGCTTATCTCTTTTATTTTACGGAAGCAGTTGGGTTTTCAGCAGCAACTGTTGGGACGATTTTACTAGTCGTTAGGATTGTCAGTTTATTTATTGACCCCTGTGTGGCAGTGTTGATTGAGAAAACAAATACAAAATGGGGGAAATACAAGCCGTATATTACAGTTATGCCAGTGATCATCAGCTTATTGTTGGTTGGCTTATTTTTTCAACCCAATATCAGTAAGGAGATGCATTTAATTTATGTCTATGTGATGACCATGCTTTTTTGGGCAGCCTATGCGTTCTTTGATATTGCTTACTGGTCACTTGTACCATCCATCACTAAAGATGCTGAGAAACGTGTCAAATTGCTGACAATTTGTAAATCAGGTATTCTGTTTGCGGCTTTTGGATTAGGAATTGGTCAAATGCCTCTAGTCCATTTTTTGGGAGATGGTGATTATAGTAAAGGCTTTTTATTTCTGGGTATCATAGTCGCCATCATTTTTAGCATCGCTGGTTTGATGCTTTCTCGAACTGTATCTAAGTTTAATGACACTGATGCACAAGATACTAAAGTCAAGAAAATAGTAAAAAAAATCACTGGTAAGGAAATGATCACAGCACTAAAAGGAAATGGTCAGTTGATTATCCTAACGTTTGCAAAATTAGCGATCTATATTCCTATCTCAATTAAAAGTGCACTAGGAATTTATTTTTACAAGTATCAACTCGGCAATGATAGTCTGGGGTCATTTGGCTCGATGGTCGCCTTACCCTTAACTTTGATTTTGATTTCCTCATGTCCTAAATTATTAAAAAAATATAGTGATAAACAAGTCATGACAGTATTTGTTGCGATTCAAATGACATTATGCCTATGCTATATCTTGACGACTGATTTGTCTGCATTTTATATCATAATAGATGGTATTTCAAGTGCTCTTTTGGGTGTATATTCACTTTTCTTTACCAATATGGTCGCAGCTTGTGTAGAATACGGGGAATGGAAAACACAAATTCGGACTGAAAGTGTTATCTTTTCAACGAATACAATTACGTCTAAATTAGCAACCGGTTTATCAGGTGCAATAGCAGGTTGGGTATTAACTGGCATTGGCTATAATCCAAATGCAACTCAAACACCTGAGATGTTAACTGCCTTGCATTATATATTAGTTGGTGTACCCGCAGTCGGCTTGTTAATTGGCATCCTTGTTTTACGTAAGTATATCTTGACTGCAGATATGTACAAGAAAATCGTTTCAGATTTATCTCAAGGAAAATACGATAGTCGTCCATAA
- a CDS encoding HTH domain-containing protein, which yields MKLTDREEAVIKALLHAKHGVTASELSSALNVSSKTVYRTVSVINEKYCHHVLIKAKIGLIFVSALLTFVFMVYFRY from the coding sequence ATGAAATTAACTGATCGAGAGGAAGCAGTCATCAAGGCATTGTTACATGCCAAACATGGTGTGACTGCAAGTGAGTTGTCTAGTGCGTTAAACGTGTCATCTAAAACAGTTTATAGAACGGTTAGCGTGATTAATGAAAAATATTGTCATCATGTCTTGATTAAGGCCAAAATCGGTCTAATCTTCGTAAGCGCTTTACTTACCTTTGTTTTTATGGTTTACTTTAGGTATTAG